A genomic segment from Pseudomonas sp. M30-35 encodes:
- the pilW gene encoding type IV pilus biogenesis/stability protein PilW encodes MTLRPALFLLLASLLAGCVTTGDVDPMRSAKGREEARDAYIQLGIGYIQQGASERAKVPLKKALEIDSASADAHAALAFVFQLEMEPQLADEHYKRAISERPNDARLLNNYGSFLFEQKRYDEALERYKQAAQDNLYQERSRVFENLGVTSLALNQTEQAKKYFQRTLRLNSRQPRALFAMAEISYKEQDYVSARRYYDSFSLISEQNAESLLLGARLAKIFEDRNKSASLGLQLKRLYPGTAEYKQYLSEQ; translated from the coding sequence ATGACCCTGCGCCCCGCGCTGTTCTTGTTACTTGCCAGCCTGCTTGCTGGCTGTGTTACCACCGGTGATGTTGATCCGATGAGGAGCGCAAAGGGTCGTGAAGAAGCACGGGATGCCTACATTCAGCTTGGCATAGGTTACATTCAGCAAGGTGCGAGCGAACGCGCCAAGGTGCCGCTGAAGAAGGCGCTTGAGATTGATTCAGCCAGTGCCGATGCGCATGCCGCGTTAGCGTTTGTGTTCCAGCTTGAAATGGAGCCCCAACTGGCTGATGAACATTACAAAAGAGCCATTTCAGAGCGTCCGAACGATGCACGGTTGTTGAATAATTACGGCAGCTTTCTGTTTGAGCAAAAGCGTTACGACGAAGCGCTGGAACGTTACAAGCAAGCCGCGCAAGATAACCTCTACCAAGAACGTTCGCGGGTATTTGAGAATCTCGGTGTAACCTCTTTAGCGCTTAATCAGACTGAGCAAGCAAAAAAGTACTTCCAGCGCACGCTGCGCTTGAATAGTCGCCAGCCGCGCGCGTTATTTGCGATGGCTGAGATATCGTACAAAGAGCAGGACTACGTGTCAGCGCGTCGTTACTACGATAGCTTTAGTCTTATTAGTGAGCAAAACGCTGAAAGCCTGTTGTTAGGTGCGCGTCTTGCCAAAATATTTGAAGACCGCAATAAGTCAGCAAGTTTAGGTCTGCAACTAAAACGTTTGTATCCCGGCACTGCGGAATACAAGCAATACCTGTCGGAGCAATGA
- a CDS encoding RodZ family helix-turn-helix domain-containing protein, which translates to MKSAPPEAIAANRVNPGETLRIAREAKNWSIVEVAAQLNLTPERLGQIEAGAFDKLPGTTFARGYLRTYAKLLGVDQTEIVKEFDQFTGSSVAASNVQSLGRIEEPVNYSQKVLRFVSFAMLVVLGTVGFFWWQEQAERQADDAAVAGIEHVEVEGADGSTQIHTLDEPEDQAVIAAQNETQLELPSASDTLAEPPESGVAVDAADAEVVVDSTPTAGVASSAPTAEPVTPDADAQAPATEAAAAPAVAAGEGNVNIDFSANCWLQLTDANGKVVYSGLKKKGESLNVTGKAPLELRLGFASGAQVTYNGQAVDVAPYATGETARLKLGL; encoded by the coding sequence ATGAAATCGGCGCCACCTGAAGCTATAGCAGCAAATCGCGTCAATCCCGGTGAAACTCTGCGCATTGCGCGAGAGGCCAAAAACTGGTCGATTGTAGAGGTCGCCGCACAGCTTAATTTGACCCCCGAGCGTCTCGGTCAGATTGAAGCAGGCGCATTCGATAAACTGCCGGGCACTACATTCGCCCGTGGTTACCTGCGTACTTATGCAAAGCTATTGGGTGTTGATCAGACAGAAATTGTTAAAGAGTTTGATCAGTTCACCGGCAGCAGTGTTGCGGCTAGCAATGTGCAGAGTCTGGGACGCATCGAAGAGCCGGTTAACTATTCGCAGAAAGTTTTGCGATTTGTCAGCTTTGCCATGCTGGTTGTCTTGGGCACCGTAGGTTTCTTCTGGTGGCAAGAACAGGCCGAACGCCAGGCCGACGATGCTGCAGTTGCTGGCATCGAGCATGTTGAAGTTGAAGGTGCCGATGGTTCAACCCAGATTCATACCTTGGATGAGCCAGAGGATCAGGCGGTTATTGCTGCTCAGAATGAAACTCAACTGGAACTGCCGAGCGCCAGCGACACGCTTGCCGAGCCTCCTGAGTCGGGAGTGGCTGTGGACGCAGCTGATGCTGAAGTAGTGGTTGACTCTACGCCGACTGCTGGCGTGGCGAGTTCTGCACCTACAGCTGAGCCTGTGACGCCTGACGCAGACGCTCAGGCGCCTGCTACTGAAGCCGCGGCCGCACCGGCTGTGGCTGCTGGTGAAGGTAACGTCAATATCGATTTCAGCGCAAATTGCTGGCTGCAACTGACAGACGCCAACGGCAAAGTGGTTTACAGCGGTTTGAAGAAAAAAGGTGAAAGCCTAAACGTTACTGGTAAAGCACCTTTAGAACTGCGTTTGGGTTTTGCGAGCGGTGCACAGGTTACTTATAACGGTCAGGCTGTTGATGTCGCGCCTTACGCAACTGGCGAAACTGCACGCCTGAAACTGGGGCTTTAA
- the ispG gene encoding flavodoxin-dependent (E)-4-hydroxy-3-methylbut-2-enyl-diphosphate synthase — MHGESPIKRRLSRKIWVGSVPVGGDSPISVQSMTNTDTNDVAATVAQIRRLEEAGADIVRVSVPDMDAAEAFGKIKKQVNLPLVADIHFDYLIALRVAELGVDCLRINPGNIGREDRVRAVVEAARDKGIPIRIGVNAGSLEKDLQKKYGEPTPEALVESALRHVEHLDRLNFPDFKVSVKASDVFMAVAAYRLLATQIEQPLHLGITEAGGLRSGTVKSSVGLGMLLADGIGDTIRISLAADPVEEIKVGFDILKSLRLRSRGINFIACPSCSRQNFDVVKTMNDLEGRLDDLLVPLDVAVIGCVVNGPGEAKEAHIGLTGGSPNNLIYIDGKPAQKLNNENLVDNLEKLIREKAAEKLAADAAVIVRS; from the coding sequence ATGCATGGCGAATCACCGATCAAGCGTCGCTTGTCGCGTAAAATCTGGGTTGGCTCTGTACCGGTAGGTGGCGATTCGCCCATTTCGGTACAAAGCATGACTAACACCGATACCAACGATGTGGCGGCCACTGTCGCGCAGATTCGTCGTTTGGAAGAGGCCGGTGCTGACATCGTGCGCGTGTCAGTCCCCGACATGGATGCCGCGGAGGCATTCGGCAAGATTAAGAAGCAAGTGAATCTGCCGCTGGTCGCAGATATCCACTTCGATTACCTGATCGCCCTGCGCGTGGCGGAGTTGGGTGTCGATTGTTTGCGAATCAACCCGGGCAACATCGGACGTGAAGATCGCGTGCGTGCAGTGGTTGAAGCGGCGCGTGACAAAGGCATTCCAATCCGTATTGGGGTCAACGCCGGTTCGCTGGAAAAAGACCTGCAAAAGAAATATGGCGAACCGACCCCAGAAGCTTTGGTTGAGTCAGCGTTGCGCCATGTTGAGCACCTCGATCGGCTGAATTTCCCTGATTTCAAAGTCAGTGTTAAAGCCTCGGATGTGTTTATGGCGGTAGCGGCTTACCGCCTGCTGGCGACGCAAATCGAGCAACCTTTGCACTTGGGTATCACTGAGGCCGGAGGTTTACGTTCCGGTACGGTAAAATCATCAGTTGGCTTGGGCATGCTGCTTGCGGACGGGATTGGCGATACTATTCGCATCTCGCTGGCGGCTGATCCGGTAGAAGAAATCAAAGTTGGTTTCGATATCCTCAAGTCATTGCGTCTGCGTTCGCGCGGTATCAACTTCATCGCTTGCCCGAGTTGTTCGCGGCAGAATTTTGATGTGGTTAAAACCATGAACGACCTGGAGGGTCGCTTGGATGACCTGCTGGTGCCGCTGGATGTTGCGGTAATTGGTTGTGTGGTCAATGGACCAGGTGAGGCAAAAGAGGCGCACATCGGCTTGACGGGTGGCTCGCCAAACAACCTTATCTACATTGATGGCAAGCCTGCACAAAAACTGAATAACGAAAACCTCGTGGATAACCTAGAAAAGTTGATCCGTGAGAAAGCAGCTGAAAAGCTCGCAGCAGATGCCGCTGTGATTGTTCGCAGCTAA
- the hisS gene encoding histidine--tRNA ligase, giving the protein MSKPLQAIRGMNDILPEQTPLWRYFEATVAGLLDGYGYRQIRMPIVEFTELFKRSIGEVTDIVEKEMYTFEDRNGDSLTLRPEGTAACVRAVLEHGLSGGGQVQKLWYIGQMFRHERPQKGRYRQFHQIGLEVFNLDGPDIDAELIMLTWRLWKLLGIRDSVKLELNSLGTSEARAVYRGDLVEYLTARIDQLDEDSRRRLSSNPLRILDSKSPETQALLVDAPKLENYLDEESRVHFAGLKARLDAAGIPYVINPKLVRGLDYYSKTVFEWVTDKLGAQGTVCAGGRYDGLVEQMGGKPTTGVGFAMGIERLILLIETLDKVPAEIARTVDVYLCALGDAAELAAIPLAEQLRDKIPGLRLQVNAGAGSFKSQLKKADKSGALFALVMGEDELAQQVVGCKPLRGQGEQNSIAWDVLAEHLATSLKQA; this is encoded by the coding sequence TTGAGTAAGCCCCTGCAAGCCATTCGTGGCATGAACGACATCCTGCCAGAGCAAACTCCGCTGTGGCGCTATTTTGAAGCCACCGTTGCAGGTCTGTTGGATGGCTACGGCTATCGTCAGATTCGGATGCCTATTGTTGAGTTCACCGAGCTGTTTAAGCGCTCGATTGGTGAAGTCACCGATATCGTTGAAAAAGAGATGTACACCTTCGAAGACCGTAATGGTGACTCACTGACCTTGCGTCCAGAAGGTACGGCTGCGTGCGTGCGTGCGGTGCTTGAGCATGGTTTGTCCGGTGGCGGTCAGGTCCAGAAGCTCTGGTACATCGGGCAAATGTTTCGCCACGAACGTCCACAGAAAGGCCGTTATCGTCAATTCCACCAGATCGGTCTTGAGGTTTTTAATCTTGACGGTCCGGATATCGATGCCGAACTGATCATGCTGACGTGGCGCCTGTGGAAGCTGCTCGGCATTCGTGACTCGGTAAAGCTTGAACTCAATAGCCTGGGCACCAGTGAAGCGCGTGCGGTTTACCGTGGCGACTTGGTTGAGTATTTGACCGCGCGGATCGATCAGCTTGATGAAGACAGCCGTCGTCGGCTTTCGAGCAACCCGCTACGTATCCTCGACAGTAAGTCACCAGAGACTCAGGCACTGCTGGTTGATGCGCCCAAGCTTGAAAACTATCTGGATGAAGAGTCGCGCGTGCATTTCGCCGGGCTCAAGGCGCGTCTTGACGCTGCTGGCATTCCCTATGTGATAAATCCGAAGCTGGTTCGTGGTCTCGACTACTACAGCAAAACCGTATTTGAGTGGGTAACCGATAAACTGGGTGCGCAAGGCACCGTTTGCGCTGGCGGTCGGTATGATGGGCTGGTTGAGCAGATGGGCGGTAAGCCGACCACCGGTGTTGGTTTCGCCATGGGCATCGAACGTCTTATCCTGTTGATCGAGACACTTGATAAAGTGCCTGCTGAAATCGCGCGTACCGTCGATGTGTACCTGTGTGCTTTAGGTGATGCTGCTGAACTTGCAGCAATCCCGTTGGCCGAGCAATTGCGCGACAAAATCCCAGGTTTGCGCCTGCAAGTTAATGCGGGCGCTGGCAGTTTCAAAAGCCAGTTGAAAAAAGCTGACAAGAGCGGTGCGTTATTCGCTCTGGTCATGGGGGAAGACGAACTGGCCCAGCAAGTGGTAGGTTGCAAGCCGCTGCGCGGTCAGGGTGAACAAAACAGCATTGCTTGGGATGTTCTTGCAGAACATCTGGCAACCAGCCTCAAACAGGCTTAA
- a CDS encoding tetratricopeptide repeat protein yields MVSRNDEEELAVLKDWWQSNGKPLMAGCALALIAVLGWQGWQKYQTNQSQGASVLYQQLLETALDPSGKPDTGKVAEIAGKLSSEYGGTYYAQYGSLFVAKVAVEAGELKDAAAQLQAVVDKPADATLEELARQRLARVLAAQEKTEEALKLLDGDADKAFLASREELKGDLLVKLGRTDDAHAAYQKAKSSLSEDAAVGGLQIKLDDLAKGDA; encoded by the coding sequence GTGGTTTCGCGTAACGACGAAGAAGAATTAGCGGTACTCAAGGACTGGTGGCAGAGCAATGGCAAGCCACTGATGGCAGGTTGTGCGCTGGCACTGATTGCAGTGCTGGGCTGGCAGGGCTGGCAGAAGTATCAAACCAACCAGTCACAAGGCGCTTCAGTGCTTTACCAGCAACTGCTGGAAACTGCCCTTGATCCAAGTGGTAAGCCGGATACCGGTAAAGTCGCTGAAATCGCTGGCAAGCTGAGCAGTGAGTACGGTGGCACCTATTATGCTCAGTACGGCAGCTTGTTTGTGGCTAAAGTAGCGGTCGAGGCGGGTGAGCTGAAAGATGCTGCCGCCCAACTGCAAGCTGTAGTTGATAAGCCAGCTGATGCAACGCTTGAAGAACTGGCGCGTCAGCGTCTGGCGCGTGTGCTGGCTGCGCAAGAGAAAACGGAAGAAGCCTTGAAACTGCTTGATGGCGATGCGGATAAAGCATTTCTGGCAAGCCGCGAAGAGCTCAAAGGTGACCTGCTGGTGAAGCTGGGTCGTACCGATGACGCGCACGCTGCTTATCAGAAAGCCAAGTCTTCATTGTCTGAAGATGCAGCGGTTGGTGGCTTGCAAATCAAGCTGGACGACCTAGCCAAAGGGGATGCGTGA
- the bamB gene encoding outer membrane protein assembly factor BamB: MRDVIQWKSIALLSLALMVVGCSSSSKKELPPAELPDFTAEVELNEQWDRSIGDGQGETFNMLQPAIEGEKIIAADVHGVVMAMDRMTGDVLWENDLDLPVSGAVGAGYGLVLLGTLKGEIIALDSSTGEEQWRARVNSEVLSAPAINGDIVLVQTQDDRLIAFDAQSGNQRWSFDNTPAVLTLRGTSAPVLTNNLAIAGLSSGKVIALDAQRGIPVWEQRVAVPQGRSELDRVVDIDGGLLLSGGKLYVVSYQGRVAALDLESGRVLWQREASSSVGVAQGFGTVYVSLANGTVEGVDERSASALWSNDALARRQLSAPEVFSSYIAFGDFEGYLHLISQIDGRFVGREHVDSDGLRARPLVDGDWLYAFGNSGKLVAYTIK; this comes from the coding sequence ATGCGTGACGTGATTCAGTGGAAGAGTATCGCACTACTGAGCCTGGCCTTGATGGTCGTGGGCTGCAGTAGCAGTAGCAAGAAGGAACTGCCGCCCGCAGAGTTGCCTGACTTCACCGCAGAAGTTGAACTCAATGAGCAGTGGGATCGTTCAATTGGCGATGGCCAAGGTGAAACGTTCAACATGCTTCAGCCTGCGATTGAGGGCGAAAAAATCATTGCTGCCGACGTCCATGGCGTTGTCATGGCAATGGATCGCATGACCGGTGATGTTCTCTGGGAAAACGACCTGGACCTTCCTGTTTCTGGCGCTGTGGGTGCCGGCTATGGTTTGGTTTTGCTGGGCACGCTCAAGGGCGAAATTATTGCTCTGGACTCCAGCACCGGTGAAGAACAGTGGCGCGCTCGGGTCAACAGTGAAGTGCTTTCAGCCCCTGCAATCAACGGTGACATCGTTCTGGTACAAACCCAGGATGACCGTTTGATCGCATTTGATGCACAGAGCGGTAATCAGCGCTGGAGCTTTGATAACACCCCAGCTGTACTGACTCTGCGCGGTACCAGTGCACCGGTGCTAACCAACAATCTGGCGATTGCTGGTCTGTCCAGCGGTAAAGTCATTGCGCTCGATGCGCAGCGCGGCATTCCAGTGTGGGAACAGCGTGTTGCTGTGCCGCAGGGTCGCTCTGAGTTGGACCGCGTGGTTGATATCGACGGTGGCCTGTTGCTGTCGGGTGGCAAGCTTTACGTAGTCAGCTATCAAGGCCGTGTTGCCGCTCTGGACCTGGAATCAGGTCGTGTGCTTTGGCAGCGTGAAGCGTCTAGCTCGGTTGGTGTAGCGCAAGGCTTCGGCACTGTTTACGTCAGCTTGGCCAATGGCACGGTTGAAGGTGTTGATGAGCGTTCAGCGTCGGCACTGTGGAGCAATGATGCACTGGCCCGTCGCCAGTTGTCGGCTCCTGAAGTATTTTCCAGCTATATCGCATTTGGCGATTTTGAAGGCTACCTGCACTTGATCAGCCAGATTGATGGCCGTTTTGTCGGTCGTGAACATGTTGACAGTGATGGCCTGCGCGCGCGCCCACTGGTTGACGGCGATTGGCTGTATGCCTTTGGTAACAGCGGAAAACTGGTCGCTTACACGATCAAATAG
- the der gene encoding ribosome biogenesis GTPase Der: MVPVIALVGRPNVGKSTLFNRLTRTRDAIVGDLSGLTRDRQYGEAKWQGRTYIVVDTGGISGDEEGIDAKMAEQSLQAIEEADVVLFLVDARAGLSASDQMIGEHLRKRNKDSHLIINKVDNLDPDLARAEFSSMGMGESLAIAGAHGRGITQMLEAVLSRFPKDAGELEEGEEPEEVAEGEEPKRIPGPSEKDGIKLAIIGRPNVGKSTLVNRMLGEDRVIVYDQAGTTRDSIYIPFERDDEKYTLIDTAGVRRRGKIFEAVEKFSVVKTLQAIQDSNVVVFVMDAREGVVDHDLNLLGFVLESGRALVIALNKWDGMEPSERDYVKTELQRRLFFVDFADIHFISALHGTGVGHLYKSVQASFQSAITRWPTNRLTQILEDAVREHQPPLVNGRRIKLRYAHLGGANPPLIVIHGNQVESVPRAYSRYLENTYRRVLKLVGTPIRIEYKGGENPYEGNKNTLTDRQVNKKRRLMSHHKKAEKKRKDKR; the protein is encoded by the coding sequence ATGGTTCCCGTAATTGCCCTGGTGGGCCGACCGAACGTCGGTAAGTCCACTCTATTCAACCGCTTGACCAGGACCCGCGATGCCATCGTTGGTGACCTGTCGGGTTTAACCCGTGATCGTCAGTATGGCGAGGCCAAGTGGCAGGGACGCACCTACATTGTCGTCGATACCGGTGGTATTTCCGGCGATGAAGAAGGAATTGATGCAAAGATGGCCGAGCAGTCACTGCAGGCTATCGAAGAAGCTGATGTGGTGTTGTTCCTGGTGGATGCGCGGGCGGGGTTGTCTGCCTCTGACCAGATGATTGGTGAGCACCTGCGTAAGCGCAATAAGGACAGCCACCTGATCATCAACAAGGTCGACAATCTCGATCCCGATTTGGCGCGTGCTGAGTTTTCCTCGATGGGTATGGGCGAGTCGCTTGCGATTGCCGGTGCCCATGGCCGTGGCATCACACAGATGCTTGAAGCCGTACTGAGTCGCTTCCCGAAAGATGCTGGTGAGCTGGAGGAGGGCGAAGAGCCTGAAGAGGTTGCCGAAGGCGAAGAACCCAAGCGTATTCCTGGCCCAAGCGAGAAAGACGGCATCAAGCTGGCTATCATCGGTCGTCCAAACGTCGGTAAATCGACACTGGTCAACCGCATGCTCGGTGAAGACCGGGTTATTGTTTATGACCAGGCGGGCACTACGCGCGACAGTATCTACATCCCGTTTGAGCGTGATGATGAGAAGTACACGCTGATTGATACCGCGGGCGTGCGTCGTCGCGGCAAGATTTTTGAAGCCGTCGAGAAGTTCTCGGTGGTTAAAACCCTGCAGGCCATTCAGGACTCCAACGTTGTCGTATTCGTCATGGATGCGCGCGAGGGTGTGGTCGACCATGACCTTAACTTGCTCGGTTTTGTCCTGGAAAGTGGTCGCGCGCTGGTTATCGCCCTGAACAAGTGGGACGGCATGGAACCAAGCGAACGTGATTACGTGAAGACCGAGTTGCAGCGCCGCTTGTTCTTTGTGGACTTCGCTGATATTCACTTTATTTCGGCGTTGCACGGCACCGGTGTGGGCCATCTGTACAAGTCGGTACAGGCTTCGTTCCAGTCGGCGATTACCCGCTGGCCAACCAACCGTTTGACTCAGATCCTCGAAGATGCGGTGCGTGAACATCAGCCACCACTGGTTAACGGTCGCCGGATCAAGCTGCGTTACGCTCACTTGGGTGGTGCAAACCCGCCGCTGATCGTTATTCACGGTAATCAGGTTGAGTCAGTGCCGCGTGCGTATTCGCGTTACTTGGAGAACACTTATCGCCGCGTGCTGAAGCTGGTCGGTACGCCGATCCGCATTGAATACAAAGGCGGTGAGAACCCGTATGAGGGCAATAAAAACACCCTCACGGATCGTCAGGTGAACAAGAAGCGTCGCTTGATGAGTCACCACAAAAAAGCTGAGAAAAAGCGTAAAGACAAACGCTAG
- a CDS encoding pyridoxal phosphate-dependent aminotransferase — MIISKLPNVGTTIFTRMSQLAMETGALNLSQGFPDFDGPQALRDAVGRHVAAGHNQYTAMTGLPALREQVAAKIARSYGCKVSADTEVTITPGATQAIFCAVQALVQPGDEVIVFDPSYDSYEPSVELAGGRCIHVPLALPDFAIDWQRFTDALSDKTRLIILNSPHNPSGALISRAELDQLASLIRDRDIYLISDEVYEHLVFDGVTHTSVLAHEELYQRAFVVSSFGKTYHVTGWKTGYVVAPPVLTAELRKVHQYVSFCGVTPLQWALADFMSEQPQHVTELPGFYQAKRDLFCDLLKDSRFKFNPTPGTYFQLADYSAIRDDLDDVAMSEWLTREHGVATIPVSVFYQQAPKDLRLVRFCFAKREDTLRQAAEKLCAI; from the coding sequence ATGATTATCAGCAAGTTGCCGAATGTTGGCACAACCATCTTTACCCGTATGTCCCAACTCGCCATGGAAACCGGTGCGCTGAATCTGTCGCAAGGCTTTCCCGATTTTGATGGTCCGCAAGCATTGCGTGACGCGGTCGGCCGCCATGTGGCAGCAGGGCATAATCAATACACCGCCATGACAGGCTTACCAGCACTGCGTGAACAGGTTGCGGCTAAAATCGCCCGCAGCTACGGTTGCAAAGTCAGTGCAGATACAGAGGTCACGATTACCCCTGGCGCTACTCAGGCGATCTTCTGTGCGGTGCAAGCGCTGGTGCAGCCGGGTGATGAGGTCATTGTCTTTGACCCCAGTTATGACAGCTATGAGCCCTCGGTAGAGCTTGCTGGCGGTCGCTGCATCCATGTGCCGTTGGCCTTGCCGGATTTCGCTATCGATTGGCAGCGCTTCACTGATGCGCTGAGTGACAAGACCCGTTTGATTATCCTCAACAGTCCGCATAACCCGAGTGGCGCGCTGATCAGTCGAGCGGAGCTGGACCAACTGGCCAGCTTGATTCGCGATCGTGATATTTATCTGATCAGCGATGAGGTCTACGAACACTTGGTGTTCGATGGCGTCACGCATACCAGCGTATTAGCGCACGAAGAGCTGTATCAACGCGCGTTCGTGGTCAGCTCCTTTGGCAAGACATACCACGTCACTGGCTGGAAAACCGGCTATGTGGTTGCGCCGCCGGTGTTGACGGCTGAGTTACGCAAGGTCCACCAGTACGTCAGCTTTTGCGGTGTCACTCCGCTGCAATGGGCATTGGCAGATTTTATGAGTGAGCAGCCGCAACACGTCACAGAGCTGCCGGGGTTTTATCAGGCCAAGCGCGACCTGTTCTGCGATTTGCTAAAGGACTCGCGTTTCAAGTTCAACCCGACCCCGGGCACATACTTTCAGCTGGCTGACTACTCGGCTATTCGTGATGATCTTGATGATGTGGCAATGTCTGAATGGCTGACGCGTGAGCATGGTGTGGCAACAATTCCGGTGTCGGTTTTTTATCAGCAAGCACCGAAAGACTTACGTTTGGTCAGGTTCTGCTTTGCCAAGCGTGAAGACACCTTACGCCAAGCTGCGGAGAAGTTATGCGCGATTTAA
- a CDS encoding amidohydrolase encodes MRDLTTLPDLNLALVQSDLVWQDPAANREHFEQLLASVEGVDLVVLPEMFSTGFSMDSAKLAEPEGGPSSQWLVEQAVRMNAVVTGSLIIQASDGSYRNRLIWARPDGSVAHYDKRHLFRMAGEHKHFAAGQQQALFSLKGWNIRPLICYDLRFPVWSRDATDTDLLLYTANWPAARRNHWNRLLPARAIENLCFVAAVNRTGTDGKGHAYSGDSKVIDFQGEVLLESADVTGVYCVTLKGGDLAEYRQRFPADRDADTFTLG; translated from the coding sequence ATGCGCGATTTAACGACGTTGCCAGACCTTAATCTTGCGCTGGTCCAGAGCGATCTGGTTTGGCAAGATCCAGCCGCCAACCGTGAGCATTTCGAGCAATTGCTGGCCTCCGTTGAAGGCGTCGATTTAGTGGTGCTGCCGGAAATGTTCAGCACCGGTTTCTCGATGGATTCAGCCAAGCTGGCCGAGCCCGAAGGCGGTCCAAGCAGCCAATGGCTGGTTGAACAGGCTGTGCGGATGAACGCAGTGGTGACTGGCAGTCTGATTATTCAGGCCTCAGACGGCAGTTATCGCAATCGTCTGATCTGGGCGCGCCCGGATGGATCTGTTGCACATTACGACAAACGTCATTTATTTCGCATGGCCGGGGAGCACAAGCATTTTGCCGCTGGCCAACAGCAAGCGCTGTTTAGCCTCAAAGGCTGGAATATTCGGCCGCTGATTTGTTACGACCTGCGGTTTCCTGTTTGGAGCCGTGATGCAACAGATACTGACTTATTGCTCTACACCGCTAACTGGCCTGCTGCGCGACGTAACCACTGGAATCGTCTGCTGCCCGCGCGGGCGATTGAAAATTTATGCTTTGTTGCTGCAGTAAACCGCACTGGCACTGATGGCAAGGGGCATGCCTACAGTGGTGATTCTAAAGTCATTGATTTTCAAGGAGAGGTACTACTCGAGAGTGCCGATGTAACAGGGGTGTATTGCGTAACTCTAAAGGGGGGTGATTTAGCAGAGTATCGCCAGCGTTTTCCCGCAGATCGTGATGCTGACACATTCACCCTTGGTTGA